GCCGGATCTCGAAGGTGCGATGGCACTGATCGCACTGATATTCGTAGGTCGGCACAGTTCCGAACGCTACAGGGGAGGACGAAACGTGTCAAGACAACCGCGCGTTTGGCTCGCCGTGCTGCTCGCGAGCCTCTGGCTGGCCGGCTGCGCGACCACGGAGCAGACCGAGGTCCAGCGGCTGCAGGCGCGCGCCTCCTACGAGCGCGGGCTCGCCCACATGCGGGACAAGCAGCCGGCGCTGGCCCTCAACGCCATCCAGGAGGCGATCGCGCTCGACGGCACCGGCGCCACGTATCGCAACGCCCTCGGCCTGCTCTACCTGGAGCTGAGGCGCCCCGACCTGGCGCTCGACGAGTTCCGTAAGGCCACCGAGATCGATCCGCACTATGCCGAGGCCCACCTCAATACCGGCATCGCGCTGGCCGAGAGCTCCCGCTGGGAGGAGGCAGCCGCAGCGTACCGGCGGGCGATCGCGATGCCGACTCTCGCCGTCCCTCACGTCGCCTACCAGAACCTCGGCCTGGCGCTCTTCCACCTGAAGCGATACCGCGACGCGGAACAAGCGCTCAAATTCGCCGTGAGCCTCGAGCCGCAGATGGAGGCGGCGTACTACAACCTGGGGCTCGTCTTCGTCGCCGAGGGCCGGAAAGACGAGGCGAAGGCCGCGTTTCGCCGGGCCCGAGACCTGGCGCCCCAGTCGCCGTTCGGCCAGGCCGCGGTGGGCCAGCTCCGGGCGCTGGGCGAAGGGGGATAGATTTGTAAGTTTTTCCAGACGTGGGTAATTTTCGTTTGACCTGGCCTCCCCCCTGGTATAGAACCTTACCCGCTGTCCTACGCGTGTGCTGGTGTTGGTGTTGGGCCCTACGCAACGCTGTTTGGAGCAACTCACCCCCACCACATGAGGAGGCGGTAATGAGGCGTACCCTCACAGCAGTCCTCTCCGTGGTCGCCATCCTGGGGTTGCTGGCCCCGCCGGTCTTCGCCCAGGCCCCGGCTGCGCCCGCACCGAAGGTGACGATCAACGGCCTGGTCGACTTCGTGACCACCATCTACAGAAACGCCACAGGTGACGTTGGCGCCGGTCGTGCCAGAGACATCACGAATGACGACGACAAAGGGTGGTACTCACGCGAGCGCGGTGTCTTCACGATCACCGGCGAGGTCGGCAAGGCGAAGGGCGTCCTGGCCCTCGAGTTCGACTTCAACAACGGCCGCACCGTCACGAACTTCGAGGGCGGCGGGTTCGGTGGCAACCAGGGTCTCGACATCGAGACCGACGAGAAGGGGCAGGCCGAGGTCAAGTGGCTCTACCTCGAGACCCCGATCACCGGTCCGGGCTCGCTCATGCCGTTCATCCCGGTGGCGTCGATCGGCCGCTTCGGCGGCCAGCCGTTCCGCGGCCACGACTACAAGCCCGGCATCCAGGCCACCGGCGACTTCCCGGGCGTCACGCTCGAGACCACCTGGGCCCCCAACCTCCGCTCGACCCTCACCTACGTCCAGATCGACGAGGGTCTCGATCCAATCACCAACCCGGGCGGGACCGAGGATTGGGCGATCCTGTTGAGCGTTGAGGTCGACGTCTTCAAGGGTCTGACTGTCAAGCCGACCTACTCTTTCGTCAGGTACGACCAGGGCAACAGCAGCGGCAATACCGGCACGTTCGCCCGGGGCGGCTTCGACCCGAACGCCGCCGCCCAGGCCAACAAGTTCACGTACCGCCACACCCTCGGCGGAGACGTCCGGTGGACCTCCGGTCCCTTCTCGTTCCAGCCCACCTTCCTCTACCAGTTCGGCAAGCAGGAAGTACCATCTGCACTCATTCCCGGGACGACGGGCACGCAAGAAGTGGACATCAACACCTTTATCTTCGACGTCATCGGCGGCTACCGTGCGGGACCGCTGACCATCGAAGGGCGCGTCATGTACACGCCCGGCATGAAGGCCAACGAGTGCGTGCAGAACATCCCCGGCGTCTGCTCGGGTGGCTCGGACATCAACACCTACGAGGTGATCAACAACGGCTCCACGAGTTACTGGGCGGGCTGGTCCGACATCGAGGCCAGCGGCGTCGACTATAACTTGAGCTTGCGCCAGAACAGCGGCAACCAGCTCGGGCGGTCGCCGAGCTACGACAAGTACGGCCGCATCGCCCTGGGCGCCGCGCTGGACTACGCGCTGACGCCCGCGCTGATCTTTCACGCCGTCACCAACGTTCAATGGACTGCCGAGAAGGTGGACACCAACAGTACGCTCGTCGCCGGGACTGGGACGGGTAGCCTGGTGCCGGTGAAGTCGAGTGGTGATAAGCGCTACCTCGGCAACGAGTGGAACCTCGGATTCACCTACCGCTTCGCGCCGAACGTCGCGTTCGATCTGATCGGCGCGTACCTGTTCGTCGGCGAAGCCCGTGACCACGGACCCGTGAGCCCGACTCAACCCCGGGCTTGTGCCTCGGCGCGGTGCGAGGCCGAAGACGTCTACAAGCTCTCGGCGCGGGTCCGGCTGACCTGGTAGTGCGCTTACGGTAGTGCGTGGTTAATGTCAGCGGCGGGGAGGGCATGAAGCTCTGACCCATGCCCTCCCCGCTTCTCGCACTCACATCGCCGGGAGGCGCTCGATGAGAAGAGCCGCGACAAGTCTGCTCGCCCTGATGGCGATCTTCGTGATGGGGGCCGCTCCGGTCGCGGCACAGGCACCGGCGGCCGCACCCCCCGCTCCCAAGGTCACGATCAACGGCCTCGTCGACTTCGTCACCACGATCTACAACAACGTCTCGGGTGCCGACCTCACCGACGGCGGCAGGGACAAGGGGTGGTACTCGCGGGAGCGCGGTCTGTTCACGCTGACCGGCGAGGTGGGCCGCTCGAAGGGCGTCCTGGCTCTCGAGATGGACTTCGCCAACGGCCGCATCGCGAACGTGAGCCTCGCGCCGAGCGGCAACAACGGCCTGGACATCGAGACCGACGAGAAGGGGCAGATCGAGGTCAAGTGGCTGTACCTGGAAACGCCCATCACCGGTCCGGGCTCGCTGATGCCGTTCATCCCCGTGCCGTCGATCGGCCGCTTCGGCGGCCAGCCGGCCCGCGGGCACGACTACAAGCCTGGCATCCACTTCACCGGTGACTTCCCCGGGGCGACGCTCGAGACCCAGTGGGCGCCGAACATCCGGTCGACCCTCTCCTATGCCCAGATCGACGAGGGCCTCGACCCCGTCACCAACCCGGGCGGGACCGAGGACTGGGCGATCGTGGCGAGCGTGGAGGTCGAAGTCTTCAAGGGTCTGACCGTCAAGCCGACATACTCCTTTGTCCGTTACGACCAGGGCAACAACAGCGCCGCGCCGTTCGGGACAGAGCCGAAGGGCGGATTCGCCCCGTCCGCCGCCACCCAGGCCAACAAGTCCACGACCCGCCACACATTGGGCGGCGACGTGCGGTGGACGGCCGGCCCCTTTTCGCTCGCGCCCACGTTCCTCTACCAGTTTGGCACGCAGGAGACCGTCGCAGCGACGGCGGGCGGCAAGAACGAGGTCGACATCAGATCGTGGATCTTCGACGTGATCGGCGGTTTCCGTTCGGGGCCGCTGACCCTCGAGGGGCGGTTCGTGTGGACCCCGGGCAATAAGGCGACGCAATGCGTGCAGACCGTACCCGCGCCCGGCGTCTGTGCCGGCGGCTCGGACATCAAGTACTACCAGCCGATCAACGCCGGAACGATCATCTATTTTGCGGGATGGTCTGAGATGGAATCGGCCGGCGTGGACTACCAGCTCCCGCTCCAGGGCGGCGCCGTGACCGGCATGAAGCTCGGCGGCAACCCCAGCTACGACAAGTACGGCCGGATCATCGCGGCCGTGGCTGCGGATTACGCGTTCACCCCGGCGTTGATCGGGCACCTGGTGACGTCGGCACACTGGACGGACCAAAAGGTGGATACCGACGGCGCGCTGAACCTCGCCCCCACCGTCACGCAGACCAACGGGATCACTCCGGTCAACGGCGGCGACTCCAGGTACCTCGGCACCGAAGTGGATCTCGGCTTCACCTACCGGTTTGCGCCGAATGTCGCGTTCGACCTGATCGGTGCGTATCTCTTCGCCGGCCCCGCGCGCGACAACGCCAGGACGTTCGTCCCTCCCTCTGCCCCAGGGCCCCGCAAGGACGCGGACGACGCTTACAAGCTGTCGGCTCGGGTTCGGATCACCTGGTAGTTCGGCTGGCCAGATTGATGGGAGAGGGCATGGGCGACCATGCCCTCTCGCTTGTTCTGCGGTGATATAGTCCCCTGTGGTGCTAGCCTGGCTCCGCCCGACCCTGGGACCGCTTCTGATGCTGGCGACGCTCGTGTCGCTGGTCCGGGTTCCGCCCGTCCTGAGCCAGCCGGCTCCGCCCTCCCAGGCCCCGGCGCCCCCGTCGTTCAAAGTGCTCGCCGACCAGGTGGCGGCCATGTTCCCGGTCGTGGAGACCGAAGTCGTCGAGGTCTCGGGCGCGCGGGTGACGCTGGCCAGCGGACGCACGCAGGGCGTGCAACCCGGTCTCGAGCTGACGGCCTTCCGCG
This genomic interval from Candidatus Methylomirabilota bacterium contains the following:
- a CDS encoding tetratricopeptide repeat protein produces the protein MSRQPRVWLAVLLASLWLAGCATTEQTEVQRLQARASYERGLAHMRDKQPALALNAIQEAIALDGTGATYRNALGLLYLELRRPDLALDEFRKATEIDPHYAEAHLNTGIALAESSRWEEAAAAYRRAIAMPTLAVPHVAYQNLGLALFHLKRYRDAEQALKFAVSLEPQMEAAYYNLGLVFVAEGRKDEAKAAFRRARDLAPQSPFGQAAVGQLRALGEGG